The genome window CACCATGGTGAGCTGTGAGCTATGGCATCCCTCCTTGTGGTTCATCCCAATCCATCTCTTACCTAAGCGTCAACTTCACCCGACAGGACTTGATCGCTGCTGGGACAGACACGTCCTTCGTATCACTGGAATGGGCCATGGCAGAGCTCGTGCGGAACCCAAGAGCGATGAAGAAGCTGCAAGACGAAGTACGGCAGGTCGCCGACGGCAAGCCGATGGTGGTAGAAGAGGACGTGAACCAAATGACCTATCTGAAAGCTGTGATCAAGGAGGTCCTGCGATTGCACGCTCCGGTCCCGATCCTGGTTCCACGAGAGACCATGAGCAGCTTCTCGTTGCAGGGTTACCATGTCCCGGCCAAAACAAGGGTTATCGTCAACGCCTGGGCCATAGCGAGAGATCCCAAGTCCTGGGAAGCACCAGAGGAGTTCAAACCCGAGAGGTTCATGGACAACGCCGTGGACTACAGAGGCAATGACTTCCTGTTCATCCTATTTGGAGCTGGACGAAGGATGTGCCCTGGAATCAACTTCGCCATGGCCACCATCGAGATTGCTCTGGCCAACCTCCTGTATCACTTCAACTGGGAATTGCCTGACGGCTTGAACCCGGTGGATTTGGACATGTCGGAAGCTCGTGGACTCGTCACTCCAAAGAAGATCCCTCTTCGCCTTATTGCCGTCCCCAAGGATCCGCTAGTATAAGCATAATAAACAAACCTATCCGTATGTTACAGTCTTAACTTTGGTACAACTTGGTTCCTAAAAGGTTCCTGCCTTGATGCTATATCTATAAAGCAAGAAGTTGGACGGCAATTCAACTACTTGTTTGGGAGTGTGAACCAATTTCTTAGATATGTCAATCAACCAATCTAACCAATGAGACCATATGGTTTAACATACTTTTGACTGTTAAaaagatggtatatttttctctCTTTACATCTACAGACTTGTGGAAGAACAATCCTCTTCTTAGATGTCAATCCCCATCATCAAGTAAATTAAATGTTAGATTCACCTGTAACCTGATGCCAGCTTATGCAACATCGATGAAGCATATGACCGGCATTCAG of Musa acuminata AAA Group cultivar baxijiao chromosome BXJ2-3, Cavendish_Baxijiao_AAA, whole genome shotgun sequence contains these proteins:
- the LOC135607309 gene encoding cytochrome P450 71A1-like, with protein sequence MMERVAAACAGGGRPRGEVDLSEVLYEYANATAYHAAAGKETKEGRTAARYRAVVDDGSVLLGGFQVADAFPALGWLSAITGTDAKLDRIGRRIDEFLSGILQEHIERAEQGFNRNEDFVDVLLSLQRDDAGDLGLAEIDIKAITMDLIAAGTDTSFVSLEWAMAELVRNPRAMKKLQDEVRQVADGKPMVVEEDVNQMTYLKAVIKEVLRLHAPVPILVPRETMSSFSLQGYHVPAKTRVIVNAWAIARDPKSWEAPEEFKPERFMDNAVDYRGNDFLFILFGAGRRMCPGINFAMATIEIALANLLYHFNWELPDGLNPVDLDMSEARGLVTPKKIPLRLIAVPKDPLV